A single region of the Panthera tigris isolate Pti1 chromosome B1, P.tigris_Pti1_mat1.1, whole genome shotgun sequence genome encodes:
- the NAAA gene encoding N-acylethanolamine-hydrolyzing acid amidase isoform X1: MRAAGLGALPGLALPLLLAGVGVLTAASPPALPLFNVSLDVAPELRWLPVLRHFDLDFVRAAMAHILGNRVPKWVHPLIGKVVGELAAFLPQPFADEIRGMCEVLNCDLADCLLLNLVYETTAFCTSIVAQDSNGHIYHGRNLDYPFGNFLRKLTVDVQFLKNGQVAFTGTTFIGYVGLWTGQSPHKFTISGNERDEGWWWENVIAALFQRHSLVSWLIRTTLSESENFDAAVYKLANTPLIACVYYIVGGASPREGMVITRNRNGPADIWPLDPLNGAWFRVETNYDHWKPAPEKDDRRTPAMKALNATGQENLSLETLFQVLSVFPVCNNYTIYTTVMSAANPEKYMTRIRNLG, from the exons ATGCGAGCCGCGGGCCTGGGTGCGCTCCCGGGGCTGGCGCTGCCTCTACTTTTGGCCGGGGTCGGGGTGTTGACGGCTGCTTCGCCCCCAGCCCTGCCGCTCTTCAACGTGAGCCTGGACGTGGCGCCCGAGCTGCGCTGGCTGCCGGTGCTGCGGCACTTTGACCTCGACTTCGTGCGCGCCGCGATGGCACACATTCTCGG GAATAGGGTCCCCAAGTGGGTCCACCCGTTGATTGGAAAGGTGGTCGGGGAGCTGGCtgccttcctgccccagcccttcGCAGATGAGATCCGGGGCATGTGCGAAGTCCTGAACTGCGACCTGGCCGACTGCCTGCTTCTCAACCTGGTTTACGAGACCACCGC atTCTGCACCAGTATTGTGGCTCAAGACTCCAATGGCCACATTTACCATGGCCGGAATCTAGATTATCCTTTTGGAAATTTCTTACGCAAGTTGACCGTGGATGTGCAGTTCTTAAAGAATGGACAG gttgCATTCACGGGAACCACGTTTATTGGCTATGTAGGATTATGGACCGGTCAGAGTCCACACAAGTTTACAATTTCTGGCAATGAACGAG ATGAAGGCTGGTGGTGGGAGAATGTGATCGCTGCCCTTTTTCAGAGACACTCCCTGGTCAGCTGGCTTATCCGCACT ACCCTGAGTGAGTCGGAAAACTTTGACGCAGCTGTTTATAAATTGGCCAACACACCCCTTATTGCTTGTGTTTATTATATTGTTGGTGGTGCGTCCCCTCGGGAAGGAATGGTCATCACGAGGAACAGAAATGGCCCCGCAGACATTTGGCCTCTAGATCCTTTAAATGGAGC GTGGTTCCGAGTTGAGACAAATTATGACCACTGGAAGCCAGCACCTGAGAAAGATGACCGAAG GACGCCTGCCATGAAAGCGCTTAATGCCACAGGCCAGGAAAACCTCAGCCTGGAGACGCTCTTCCAG GTTTTGTCAGTGTTTCCGGTTTGTAACAA CTATACAATTTATACTACAGTAATGAGTGCTGCTAACCCAGAGAAATACATGACGAGGATCAGAAACCTGGGTTAA
- the NAAA gene encoding N-acylethanolamine-hydrolyzing acid amidase isoform X2: MRAAGLGALPGLALPLLLAGVGVLTAASPPALPLFNVSLDVAPELRWLPVLRHFDLDFVRAAMAHILGNRVPKWVHPLIGKVVGELAAFLPQPFADEIRGMCEVLNCDLADCLLLNLVYETTAFCTSIVAQDSNGHIYHGRNLDYPFGNFLRKLTVDVQFLKNGQVAFTGTTFIGYVGLWTGQSPHKFTISGNERDEGWWWENVIAALFQRHSLVSWLIRTTLSESENFDAAVYKLANTPLIACVYYIVGGASPREGMVITRNRNGPADIWPLDPLNGAWFRVETNYDHWKPAPEKDDRRTPAMKALNATGQENLSLETLFQVLSVFPVCNKHAGVAHWPHH; encoded by the exons ATGCGAGCCGCGGGCCTGGGTGCGCTCCCGGGGCTGGCGCTGCCTCTACTTTTGGCCGGGGTCGGGGTGTTGACGGCTGCTTCGCCCCCAGCCCTGCCGCTCTTCAACGTGAGCCTGGACGTGGCGCCCGAGCTGCGCTGGCTGCCGGTGCTGCGGCACTTTGACCTCGACTTCGTGCGCGCCGCGATGGCACACATTCTCGG GAATAGGGTCCCCAAGTGGGTCCACCCGTTGATTGGAAAGGTGGTCGGGGAGCTGGCtgccttcctgccccagcccttcGCAGATGAGATCCGGGGCATGTGCGAAGTCCTGAACTGCGACCTGGCCGACTGCCTGCTTCTCAACCTGGTTTACGAGACCACCGC atTCTGCACCAGTATTGTGGCTCAAGACTCCAATGGCCACATTTACCATGGCCGGAATCTAGATTATCCTTTTGGAAATTTCTTACGCAAGTTGACCGTGGATGTGCAGTTCTTAAAGAATGGACAG gttgCATTCACGGGAACCACGTTTATTGGCTATGTAGGATTATGGACCGGTCAGAGTCCACACAAGTTTACAATTTCTGGCAATGAACGAG ATGAAGGCTGGTGGTGGGAGAATGTGATCGCTGCCCTTTTTCAGAGACACTCCCTGGTCAGCTGGCTTATCCGCACT ACCCTGAGTGAGTCGGAAAACTTTGACGCAGCTGTTTATAAATTGGCCAACACACCCCTTATTGCTTGTGTTTATTATATTGTTGGTGGTGCGTCCCCTCGGGAAGGAATGGTCATCACGAGGAACAGAAATGGCCCCGCAGACATTTGGCCTCTAGATCCTTTAAATGGAGC GTGGTTCCGAGTTGAGACAAATTATGACCACTGGAAGCCAGCACCTGAGAAAGATGACCGAAG GACGCCTGCCATGAAAGCGCTTAATGCCACAGGCCAGGAAAACCTCAGCCTGGAGACGCTCTTCCAG GTTTTGTCAGTGTTTCCGGTTTGTAACAA